A section of the Candidatus Tisiphia endosymbiont of Nedyus quadrimaculatus genome encodes:
- a CDS encoding FTR1 family protein, which produces MFKIALVVFRECLEIALLLGVILAVTKQLEKSRIYIIAGVMLGTVSAALFAFFTRSITVAFSGLGDEIFNSGIILLTVGLIGWTIVWMQGYGIKIKQNLNDLSVKISSGDSSYIMLVLIVAATILREGMEIIILVYSISSVEIIDSNSYLLGLIIGMVSGLTLGVIIYLGLIKIVNQQYIFRISSILLMFVASGFAAEAAGILSSSGIITILSDQLWDSSWLISDRSIYGKFLKMITGYIARPNGLQVVFYICTLGLINILIQIKIRHTKVATEK; this is translated from the coding sequence ATGTTTAAAATAGCATTAGTGGTATTCAGGGAATGCCTAGAAATAGCTTTGTTGCTTGGTGTAATACTTGCTGTGACAAAACAATTAGAAAAATCTAGAATTTATATAATTGCTGGAGTCATGCTTGGTACAGTTTCTGCTGCGTTATTCGCTTTCTTTACTCGTAGTATAACCGTAGCATTTAGTGGTCTAGGTGATGAGATATTTAACTCTGGAATTATTTTGTTAACAGTTGGATTAATTGGTTGGACTATAGTATGGATGCAAGGTTATGGTATTAAGATAAAACAAAATCTTAATGATTTGTCTGTAAAAATTAGTAGCGGCGATAGTAGTTATATAATGCTAGTACTGATTGTTGCGGCAACTATTCTTCGAGAAGGAATGGAAATTATTATATTAGTTTATAGTATTTCTTCAGTCGAAATTATTGACAGTAATAGCTATCTACTAGGATTAATTATTGGTATGGTCAGTGGCCTAACCTTGGGTGTCATTATCTATTTAGGTTTAATAAAAATAGTAAACCAACAATATATATTTCGCATATCTTCTATTTTATTAATGTTTGTTGCTAGTGGCTTTGCAGCAGAAGCTGCTGGTATATTGAGCTCTTCAGGGATTATTACTATTTTATCCGACCAGCTTTGGGATAGCTCTTGGCTCATTTCTGACAGAAGTATCTATGGTAAATTCCTAAAAATGATTACTGGATATATTGCTAGACCTAACGGGTTACAAGTTGTGTTTTATATTTGCACTCTAGGTTTAATTAATATCTTAATACAAATAAAAATCAGACACACAAAAGTAGCAACAGAGAAATAA
- the pyrH gene encoding UMP kinase, whose protein sequence is MSSLQYKRVLLKVSGEALMGNKQFGHEYSIILGIAEDIKEAIDLGIEVCVVVGGGNIYRGTDVLFGMERAAGDYIGMLGTVINALTLQNIMESLGVHTRVLSAIPMMSVCEPYIRRKAKKHIEKGRVVIFAGGTGNPFCTTDSAAVLRAIEMSCDLLLKGTKVNGVYDADPTKNLNAVKYSTISYTNLLKDNLQVMDIAAIAVARENNLPIKVFSIKEKGNFAKVLQGKGEYTKIQEGE, encoded by the coding sequence ATGTCCTCTTTGCAATATAAACGAGTCCTGTTAAAAGTTTCTGGCGAAGCCTTAATGGGCAACAAACAATTTGGTCATGAATACTCTATAATCCTAGGAATTGCTGAAGATATAAAGGAAGCAATTGATCTTGGGATAGAAGTATGTGTGGTCGTCGGCGGTGGCAATATTTATCGTGGCACTGATGTCTTATTTGGCATGGAAAGAGCTGCTGGTGATTATATTGGCATGCTTGGCACGGTAATAAACGCACTTACTCTACAAAATATTATGGAAAGTTTGGGTGTTCATACTAGAGTCCTTTCTGCAATCCCTATGATGAGCGTTTGTGAGCCTTATATACGTCGTAAAGCAAAAAAACATATAGAAAAAGGTAGAGTAGTAATTTTTGCCGGCGGTACTGGTAATCCATTTTGTACTACTGATAGTGCAGCTGTTTTAAGAGCAATTGAAATGAGCTGTGATTTATTACTAAAAGGCACTAAGGTTAATGGTGTATATGATGCAGATCCGACAAAGAATCTTAATGCAGTGAAGTATTCTACTATAAGCTATACTAATCTTTTAAAAGACAATTTACAAGTTATGGATATTGCTGCTATTGCTGTGGCTAGAGAAAACAACTTGCCAATTAAGGTATTTTCCATTAAAGAGAAAGGTAATTTTGCAAAAGTACTGCAAGGAAAAGGTGAATATACAAAAATTCAAGAAGGTGAGTAA
- a CDS encoding nitrate/sulfonate/bicarbonate ABC transporter ATP-binding protein: MNNNLLELVSITQSFTKDDHSTHKILDNVTLKLKPNEIVAILGKSGSGKSTLLRIIAGFAKPVKGKVILNKKPAFRDRCDISMIFQTFALFPWLTVFENVELGLKSFNISEYERRKRALEAIDMIGLDGFESAYPKELSGGMKQRVGFARALVLRPEILLMDEAFSALDVLTANTLKNDFLDLWSSGKTQMQSVVLVTHSIEEAVTMADKVLILSSNPGRIVSELAITLPRSRDVQNMEFRTVVDKIYALMVSAYEKPPLPISNKQKAIVGNIDQKIHLSVTELIGSIEALSALPYKGSANLSELSKIFHINNMEEILHIVGALQILNFANVTSESIKLNKHGKLFFTSSLEDRKKMLAQHLLDNIPLASYICEILHQRLDHKAPLSRFKTQLEDTLSSEDATITLKSIIGLGRYAEIFSYDDNKKVFSLDNPTA, translated from the coding sequence ATGAATAATAATTTACTTGAATTAGTATCAATTACACAAAGTTTTACAAAAGATGATCATAGTACGCACAAGATACTAGATAATGTTACTCTAAAACTAAAACCTAATGAGATAGTTGCGATACTGGGAAAATCTGGATCTGGAAAATCAACATTACTAAGAATTATCGCAGGTTTTGCAAAACCAGTTAAAGGTAAAGTAATACTAAATAAAAAACCTGCTTTTCGTGATCGTTGCGATATTAGTATGATTTTCCAAACATTTGCACTTTTTCCATGGTTGACTGTTTTTGAGAATGTTGAGCTAGGTTTAAAAAGTTTCAATATTTCTGAATATGAACGTCGCAAGCGTGCATTAGAGGCCATAGATATGATAGGACTTGATGGTTTTGAGTCAGCATACCCAAAAGAATTATCAGGTGGTATGAAGCAACGAGTAGGTTTTGCTAGAGCATTAGTTCTCAGACCAGAAATTTTACTTATGGATGAAGCTTTTTCCGCTCTTGATGTTCTAACGGCTAATACCTTAAAGAATGATTTTCTTGATCTGTGGAGTAGTGGAAAAACTCAAATGCAGTCGGTGGTACTGGTGACTCATTCGATTGAAGAAGCAGTAACTATGGCTGACAAAGTGTTAATACTTTCATCTAATCCTGGGCGTATTGTATCAGAATTAGCAATTACCCTCCCTCGTTCACGTGATGTTCAAAATATGGAATTTCGTACTGTGGTAGATAAAATTTATGCTCTCATGGTATCAGCCTATGAAAAACCACCTTTGCCTATTAGTAATAAACAGAAAGCTATTGTTGGCAACATCGATCAAAAAATTCATTTGTCGGTAACTGAACTGATCGGTAGCATTGAGGCACTTTCTGCATTGCCATATAAAGGTTCTGCAAATTTATCAGAATTATCTAAGATTTTTCACATTAACAATATGGAGGAAATTTTACATATTGTTGGAGCTTTACAAATATTAAATTTTGCTAATGTTACTTCTGAGAGTATAAAATTAAATAAACATGGCAAGCTTTTTTTCACAAGTAGTTTAGAAGATAGAAAAAAAATGCTTGCTCAGCATTTACTTGACAATATTCCTCTTGCATCCTACATCTGTGAAATTTTACATCAACGTTTAGATCATAAAGCACCTCTTTCGCGTTTTAAGACACAGCTTGAGGATACATTATCTAGTGAAGATGCCACTATAACTTTAAAGTCTATAATAGGTTTAGGAAGATATGCAGAAATCTTCTCCTATGATGATAATAAAAAGGTTTTTAGCTTAGATAATCCAACAGCTTGA
- the tyrS gene encoding tyrosine--tRNA ligase codes for MFIKNFDSKGFLYQCTDLEKLTELMKNSKISAYIGFDCTAQSLHVGSLMQIMILRLLQQYGHKPIVLLGGATSKIGDPTGKDEARKSLAKEEIAKNAEGIKKSLSKFIKFGTGENDAILVDNSNWLESLNYLDFLRNFGSFFSVNRMLSMDSVKLRLEREQHMSFLEFNYMLLQAYDFYHLNKLYGCSLQIGGSDQWGNIVMGVDFTRKLTGNEVFGMTTPLLTTASGNKMGKSIGGAVWLNEDMLSPYDYYQYWRNCEDQDVVKFAKLYSELGEDAMQEFILLSASDINSAKKQLAFNLTKLCHGEEAAMTALETASKVFEQGEIDTNLPTVYVEQGRLALGIPAYELLYEAGLAKSKSEGRRLIRGAGAKINNQLIQDENMVIDLTFMQDNQLIKISAGKKKHVLIRLIQ; via the coding sequence ATGTTTATTAAAAATTTTGATAGTAAAGGTTTTCTATATCAATGTACTGATTTAGAAAAACTAACAGAGCTAATGAAAAACAGCAAAATCTCTGCTTATATTGGTTTTGATTGTACAGCACAATCTTTACATGTAGGTAGTCTGATGCAAATTATGATACTGCGTTTATTGCAACAATATGGTCATAAGCCAATAGTACTCCTAGGAGGGGCAACTAGTAAAATTGGTGATCCTACCGGTAAAGATGAGGCAAGGAAATCTTTAGCAAAAGAAGAAATTGCCAAAAATGCTGAAGGTATAAAAAAATCATTATCAAAATTTATTAAATTTGGTACTGGGGAAAATGATGCAATATTAGTTGATAATTCAAATTGGCTAGAATCGTTAAATTACTTAGATTTTCTTCGCAATTTTGGTAGTTTTTTTTCTGTGAATCGTATGTTATCTATGGACTCTGTAAAATTACGTTTAGAGAGAGAGCAACATATGAGTTTCTTAGAATTTAATTATATGTTGCTACAAGCCTACGATTTTTATCATTTAAATAAACTATATGGTTGTTCTTTACAAATAGGTGGTAGCGACCAGTGGGGTAATATAGTAATGGGCGTCGATTTTACAAGGAAACTAACAGGTAATGAAGTCTTTGGTATGACTACGCCCTTACTAACAACTGCTTCTGGCAACAAAATGGGCAAGTCTATTGGTGGAGCTGTGTGGCTAAATGAGGATATGTTAAGCCCGTACGATTATTATCAATATTGGCGGAATTGTGAAGATCAAGATGTAGTCAAGTTCGCAAAATTATATAGTGAGTTAGGGGAAGATGCCATGCAAGAGTTTATCTTACTTAGTGCCTCTGATATTAATAGTGCCAAAAAGCAATTAGCCTTTAATTTAACCAAACTTTGTCATGGTGAAGAGGCAGCTATGACAGCTTTAGAAACAGCTAGCAAGGTTTTTGAACAAGGAGAAATTGACACAAATTTACCAACTGTTTATGTAGAGCAGGGGAGGTTAGCTCTAGGTATTCCAGCATATGAATTACTTTATGAAGCAGGTCTTGCTAAATCAAAATCCGAAGGGCGTCGGTTGATTAGAGGGGCTGGAGCAAAAATCAATAATCAATTAATCCAAGACGAAAACATGGTTATTGACTTGACCTTTATGCAGGATAACCAGCTTATTAAGATCTCTGCAGGTAAGAAAAAACATGTGTTGATCAGGTTGATACAATAG
- a CDS encoding septation protein A has protein sequence MINFLSEVAPLIAFFIGYFYGGSIQSATLYILITSIICVSLCYLIEGKVSKSSLISSGVLLVSASIVLISGNSMYIKIKPTILYVIFASTFFISAVRNKAFLKYMFNHFVQLEDKNWNILSYRSAAFLLFMAVLNEIIWRNFAESTWVIFKIFGAIPVTIIFFLLQLPFILKNRLPDSTE, from the coding sequence ATGATTAATTTTTTATCAGAAGTTGCTCCGCTTATAGCTTTTTTTATTGGCTATTTTTATGGTGGTAGTATACAAAGTGCGACGTTATATATACTTATTACTTCAATTATTTGTGTTAGTCTGTGTTATCTTATAGAAGGCAAAGTTTCCAAATCCTCCTTAATATCTTCTGGAGTGTTGTTAGTCTCAGCTAGTATAGTTTTGATTAGTGGTAACTCTATGTATATCAAAATCAAACCAACTATTCTATATGTAATTTTTGCTAGTACATTTTTTATCAGTGCCGTAAGAAATAAGGCCTTTTTGAAATATATGTTTAATCATTTTGTCCAACTTGAAGATAAGAACTGGAATATTTTAAGCTATAGATCTGCTGCTTTTTTACTGTTCATGGCAGTGTTAAATGAAATAATATGGCGTAATTTTGCAGAATCTACATGGGTTATATTTAAAATATTTGGAGCAATACCTGTAACGATCATTTTCTTTTTACTACAACTACCTTTTATACTGAAGAACAGACTTCCAGATTCAACAGAGTAA
- a CDS encoding NADH-quinone oxidoreductase subunit M encodes MSGLPILSISIFLPLVSALYILLFINHSRSVNKQAKNKQVYAMYVAVLSSILTLISTIYLLVQFDNTSKLYQFVECYSWIQSIGLEFHIGVDGISIFFVVLTSFLTLICIIASLFTVKKYIKEFLFCFLLIESFCIGAFCSMNLLLFYLFFEVILIPMYIIIGVWGGENKVYAAVKFFLYTFLGSVFFLLSLIYIYSQVHSFNMLDLNELVPSLTLPVQRVLWWAIFIAFAVKVPMLPFHTWLPDAHVQAPTAGSVILAGILLKLGAYGFLRVSLPMFPNISKEFAFYVLVLSIFAVIYGSLVALTQRDMKKMIAYSSIAHMGYVTGGIFSLTEAGIKGAVYQMISHGTVASALFLIIGTLYDRLHTKEIDKYGGVANKMPILATFFMIAMLGSIGLPGTSGFIGEFLSLVGIYQANAVAAIISSVGIILGAVYMLKLYKEVMLGQITNNQVVSFKDLYLYEILAIMPLCVAIIYLGLLPNTIMNILDLSTHKILSQIPDVVK; translated from the coding sequence ATGTCCGGGTTACCAATCTTATCAATAAGTATTTTTTTGCCTTTAGTAAGTGCATTATATATTCTGCTATTTATCAACCACAGTAGGTCAGTAAATAAGCAAGCTAAAAATAAGCAAGTTTATGCGATGTATGTCGCAGTTTTAAGCTCTATCCTAACCCTAATATCTACTATTTATTTATTAGTTCAATTTGATAATACATCAAAACTTTATCAGTTTGTAGAATGCTATAGTTGGATTCAATCTATAGGTCTTGAATTCCACATTGGAGTTGACGGAATCTCAATATTTTTTGTTGTTCTGACAAGCTTTTTAACCCTTATCTGTATTATAGCTAGCTTATTTACCGTCAAAAAATATATCAAAGAATTCTTATTTTGTTTTTTATTAATTGAGTCTTTTTGCATTGGGGCTTTTTGCTCAATGAATTTACTATTATTTTACTTATTTTTTGAAGTAATATTGATCCCTATGTATATAATTATAGGAGTTTGGGGAGGTGAAAATAAAGTTTATGCTGCCGTAAAATTCTTCCTCTATACTTTTTTGGGGTCGGTATTTTTCTTATTGTCACTCATATATATTTATAGCCAAGTTCATAGTTTTAATATGCTTGATCTAAACGAATTAGTACCTTCATTAACATTACCGGTGCAGAGAGTTTTATGGTGGGCAATCTTTATAGCCTTCGCAGTGAAAGTTCCTATGCTACCGTTCCATACGTGGCTTCCTGATGCACACGTACAAGCACCAACTGCTGGATCTGTCATTTTGGCTGGTATATTGTTAAAACTTGGAGCATATGGGTTTTTACGTGTATCATTACCAATGTTTCCAAATATATCAAAAGAATTTGCATTTTATGTATTAGTGCTGAGTATTTTTGCTGTAATATATGGTTCACTAGTAGCACTGACTCAAAGAGACATGAAAAAGATGATAGCTTATTCATCGATAGCTCATATGGGCTATGTGACTGGAGGAATTTTTAGCTTAACAGAAGCTGGGATTAAGGGAGCCGTATATCAAATGATTAGTCATGGCACTGTGGCATCTGCTTTGTTTTTGATAATTGGTACTTTGTACGATAGATTGCATACTAAGGAGATAGACAAATATGGTGGAGTGGCAAATAAAATGCCAATACTCGCCACCTTTTTCATGATTGCTATGCTTGGCTCTATAGGTTTACCAGGTACTAGCGGTTTTATAGGAGAATTTTTAAGTTTGGTAGGTATTTATCAAGCTAATGCAGTAGCAGCTATTATAAGTAGTGTTGGCATTATTCTTGGAGCTGTTTATATGCTAAAACTTTATAAGGAAGTAATGCTAGGACAGATTACTAATAACCAGGTTGTAAGTTTTAAAGATCTATATCTCTATGAGATACTAGCAATTATGCCGCTTTGTGTAGCAATAATTTATTTAGGTTTGTTGCCAAATACAATTATGAACATACTGGATTTATCAACTCATAAAATCTTATCACAAATACCTGATGTTGTAAAATAA
- the frr gene encoding ribosome recycling factor: protein MDKATIRKELQSKMDSSIRVLDHELKGLRTSRASVNLLDPVLVEAYGDKVPLSQVASLSTPDARTITVQVWDKSIVKFVEKAIVDTNLGLNPSSDGQLIRITIPLLTEERRKELVKFAHKYGENTKIALRNIRRDGNEDLKKLEKNSIITEDEQHNLSEEIQKLTDEYSNKVDLHVKQKEQEILTI, encoded by the coding sequence ATGGATAAAGCAACTATACGCAAAGAATTACAATCAAAAATGGATAGTTCGATAAGGGTATTAGATCACGAACTTAAAGGACTCAGGACTAGTCGAGCTTCAGTTAACTTACTTGACCCTGTATTGGTTGAAGCCTATGGAGATAAAGTACCATTGTCGCAAGTAGCAAGTCTTTCAACTCCAGATGCACGGACTATTACTGTACAGGTGTGGGATAAATCTATAGTAAAATTTGTAGAAAAAGCTATTGTGGATACAAATTTGGGTCTAAACCCATCATCAGATGGACAGCTAATAAGAATCACAATACCGCTACTTACTGAAGAACGCCGCAAAGAGCTTGTTAAGTTTGCTCACAAATATGGAGAGAATACTAAAATTGCCTTGCGTAATATAAGAAGGGATGGTAATGAAGATTTAAAAAAGTTAGAAAAAAACAGTATCATAACTGAAGATGAACAACATAACCTATCAGAAGAAATCCAAAAATTAACTGATGAGTATAGTAATAAAGTGGACTTGCATGTTAAACAAAAAGAACAAGAAATATTGACTATTTGA
- the lpxC gene encoding UDP-3-O-acyl-N-acetylglucosamine deacetylase: protein MQVSILNPVSCYGVGVHSGNITQMTLRPAVENTGIVFVRTDVRQEINFIQASCLNVSETSLSTTIKNEHNIYVSTIEHLMAALWGCGIDNLIIEIDGPEVPIMDGSSKPFVFMIECAGRQLQNAPKKYLKILKEIRTIHKDCELVCSPAYSMTVDITIDFASKAIGKQNLVFSENESFKSNIADARTFGFVHELEYLKSKGLARGASLDNAIGIDQDIIINHDGLRYTDEFVRHKLLDLFGDLYTTGGHLIADITGYKTSHALNNQFLRQVFSDRSSYQWVSAREI, encoded by the coding sequence ATGCAAGTATCAATACTAAACCCAGTAAGTTGTTATGGTGTGGGCGTTCATTCCGGTAACATTACTCAGATGACTTTAAGACCAGCTGTAGAAAATACCGGTATTGTTTTTGTCAGAACTGATGTAAGGCAAGAGATAAATTTTATTCAAGCTAGTTGTTTAAATGTTTCAGAAACTTCTTTATCTACTACCATAAAAAATGAACATAATATTTATGTTTCAACTATAGAACATTTAATGGCAGCTCTTTGGGGATGTGGAATCGATAATTTAATAATTGAAATCGATGGTCCTGAAGTCCCGATAATGGATGGTAGCAGTAAACCATTCGTCTTTATGATAGAATGTGCTGGTAGACAATTACAAAATGCTCCAAAGAAATACCTAAAAATCTTAAAAGAAATTAGGACAATTCACAAAGATTGTGAGTTAGTGTGTAGCCCTGCTTATAGCATGACGGTTGATATAACAATAGATTTTGCTAGTAAGGCTATTGGCAAGCAAAATTTAGTCTTCTCAGAAAATGAGTCTTTCAAAAGTAATATTGCTGATGCTAGAACTTTTGGATTTGTCCATGAACTTGAATATTTAAAAAGTAAGGGCTTAGCACGGGGGGCATCTCTCGATAACGCTATAGGTATAGATCAAGATATTATAATAAACCACGATGGACTAAGATATACTGATGAATTCGTGCGTCACAAACTTCTCGACCTGTTCGGAGATTTATATACTACAGGAGGTCATCTAATAGCTGACATCACGGGTTATAAAACTAGTCATGCTCTGAATAACCAATTCTTACGACAAGTATTTAGTGATCGCAGCTCCTATCAATGGGTTAGTGCTAGAGAAATTTAG
- a CDS encoding cupredoxin domain-containing protein encodes MEKKTILQFFGGIILLIGVIIFAINHRSTSKNDVNTNIVEIVTVIKNHRFEPNIIRVESGKKIRFTIHNQDSTVEEFESHDLHREKIIMPNDSINIILAPLAPGKYDFFGDFHQETAQGSLIVN; translated from the coding sequence ATGGAAAAAAAAACTATCCTTCAATTTTTTGGAGGTATTATTCTATTGATAGGTGTAATAATTTTTGCAATTAATCATCGAAGCACATCTAAGAATGATGTAAATACTAATATAGTAGAAATTGTAACGGTTATAAAAAATCATAGATTTGAGCCAAATATTATTAGAGTAGAAAGTGGTAAGAAGATTCGTTTTACTATCCACAACCAAGATAGTACAGTAGAAGAGTTTGAGAGTCATGATCTGCACCGCGAAAAGATTATTATGCCAAATGACTCTATAAATATCATCCTTGCCCCTTTAGCCCCGGGTAAATATGATTTTTTTGGAGACTTTCATCAAGAGACAGCACAAGGGTCTCTCATTGTTAATTAA
- the gatA gene encoding Asp-tRNA(Asn)/Glu-tRNA(Gln) amidotransferase subunit GatA, which translates to MSEIIKLTITQAVKALKNKEFSCVELTKAHIKEMDKHKELNAYITETTDIALEQAKIADQNYHNGIARPLEGIPIAVKDLFCTKGVRTTAASKILSNFVPTYESTVSKNVRDHGTIMLGKANMDEFAMGSANITSYFGNVISPWKAVDAPTTPVVPGGSSGGSSAAVSSFLAMAALGSDTGGSVRQPASYTGIVGFKPTYGRCSRYGMIAFASSLDQAGVLTRTVEDTALMLQAIIGFDEKDSTSIHSEILELRSACNSSAKNMKIGVPFDIMKQDGIQPDIIKMWQHTIDILKNDGAEIIDISLPYSKYALAAYYVIAPAETSSNLSRYDGIRYGIRVGNEGISIEEMYEKTRTAGFGAEVKRRIMIGTYLLSSVFMDAYYLKAQKIRRLISDDFKKAFAQVEAIILPSAPSEAFNLGEKQDNPVTMYLNDLFTIPASLAGLPCCSVPAALSSRGLPLGMQVIGKALDEYNTLKVAAAIERGSRDISFVYSNKR; encoded by the coding sequence ATGTCGGAAATTATAAAATTAACCATTACACAAGCCGTTAAAGCCTTAAAAAATAAAGAATTTTCGTGTGTTGAGCTGACTAAAGCACATATTAAGGAAATGGATAAACATAAAGAGTTAAATGCTTATATTACTGAAACTACAGATATTGCTTTAGAGCAAGCTAAAATTGCTGATCAAAATTATCATAATGGAATAGCAAGACCATTAGAAGGAATTCCTATTGCTGTAAAAGATCTTTTTTGTACAAAAGGAGTACGAACTACTGCCGCCTCAAAAATACTCAGCAACTTTGTACCAACATATGAATCTACTGTAAGTAAAAATGTTCGAGATCACGGCACAATAATGCTTGGTAAGGCTAATATGGATGAGTTTGCTATGGGATCGGCTAATATTACTAGCTATTTTGGTAACGTTATTAGCCCTTGGAAAGCGGTAGATGCACCTACAACTCCGGTAGTCCCTGGTGGATCTTCTGGAGGCTCGTCAGCTGCTGTCAGTAGCTTTTTAGCTATGGCAGCTCTTGGAAGTGATACAGGAGGTTCTGTTCGCCAACCTGCCAGTTATACTGGGATTGTCGGATTCAAACCAACATATGGTCGTTGTTCTAGATATGGTATGATTGCTTTTGCCAGTTCGCTTGACCAAGCTGGAGTACTTACAAGAACTGTTGAAGATACTGCTTTAATGCTACAAGCCATAATTGGTTTTGATGAAAAGGATTCTACTTCTATACACTCTGAGATACTAGAGCTAAGATCAGCATGTAATAGTAGTGCAAAAAACATGAAAATAGGTGTACCATTTGATATTATGAAACAAGATGGTATACAACCGGATATTATTAAGATGTGGCAGCATACTATTGATATTCTAAAAAATGATGGGGCAGAAATTATTGATATTTCATTACCCTATTCTAAATATGCTCTAGCTGCATATTACGTTATAGCACCTGCTGAAACCTCATCTAATTTATCTAGATATGATGGTATAAGATATGGAATCAGGGTAGGAAATGAGGGAATATCCATTGAGGAAATGTATGAAAAAACAAGAACTGCTGGCTTTGGTGCTGAAGTTAAAAGACGTATTATGATTGGTACTTATTTGCTTTCATCTGTTTTTATGGATGCTTATTACTTAAAAGCCCAAAAAATAAGACGCTTGATTTCAGATGATTTCAAGAAAGCTTTTGCACAAGTTGAAGCAATAATTTTGCCATCTGCACCATCCGAAGCTTTTAACTTAGGTGAGAAACAAGATAATCCTGTGACAATGTATTTAAATGATTTATTTACTATTCCAGCTAGTCTTGCCGGTCTTCCTTGTTGCTCTGTACCTGCTGCATTATCTTCTAGGGGTTTACCTCTTGGCATGCAAGTAATAGGAAAAGCCCTTGATGAATATAATACTTTAAAGGTAGCAGCAGCAATTGAGCGTGGTTCAAGAGATATTAGTTTTGTATATTCTAATAAACGGTAA
- the gatC gene encoding Asp-tRNA(Asn)/Glu-tRNA(Gln) amidotransferase subunit GatC, translating to MITNEEVQKIAKLARFNFTQEEISSFAYQLTEMMNMIDILNDVDCSNIEPLTSVCDMHQRMRKDQVLYGDISDELFANVPNDKAELAKEVKCFVVPKVVE from the coding sequence ATGATTACGAATGAAGAAGTGCAAAAAATAGCAAAACTTGCTAGGTTTAATTTTACCCAAGAAGAGATAAGCAGTTTTGCCTATCAATTAACTGAGATGATGAATATGATCGACATTTTAAACGATGTAGACTGTAGTAACATTGAACCACTTACTTCTGTTTGTGATATGCACCAAAGAATGCGAAAAGACCAAGTATTGTATGGTGACATTTCTGATGAATTATTTGCTAATGTGCCTAATGATAAGGCAGAACTTGCCAAAGAAGTAAAATGTTTTGTTGTCCCAAAAGTAGTAGAGTAA